A genomic window from Clostridium aceticum includes:
- a CDS encoding SDR family oxidoreductase — MEISLEADMTDKVIVITGGTGVLCAAIVEMLAVKGGKIGVIDINEEALNKMQEAYKNRGLKVLGVHASVLDKNSLEKAKDIIHEKLGNVDILINGAGGNHSKGTTSSEYLYIKDIDTEDIVTFYDLDKEGIEFVFNLNFLGTLLPSQVFTKDMLRKEGCCVINISSMNAFTPLTKIPAYSAAKSAVSNLTQWMAVHFSKVGIRVNAIAPGFFLTAQNHKLLINEDGSFTERAEKIISNTPMERFGKTEELLGSIQFLINEKASGFITGVVLPIDGGFSAYSGV, encoded by the coding sequence ATATGACTGACAAAGTGATTGTTATCACAGGAGGCACAGGGGTACTGTGTGCTGCAATTGTTGAAATGTTAGCAGTAAAGGGTGGTAAAATAGGGGTTATAGATATTAATGAAGAGGCACTGAATAAGATGCAAGAAGCGTATAAAAATAGAGGTTTAAAGGTTCTTGGTGTTCATGCCAGTGTTCTTGATAAAAATTCATTGGAAAAGGCCAAAGATATTATTCATGAAAAATTAGGAAACGTAGATATTTTAATCAATGGTGCTGGAGGAAATCATTCCAAAGGAACCACATCTAGTGAATACTTATATATAAAAGATATAGATACAGAAGATATAGTAACTTTTTACGATCTTGATAAAGAAGGGATAGAATTTGTTTTTAATCTTAACTTTCTCGGTACATTACTACCTTCTCAAGTCTTTACAAAAGATATGCTGAGGAAAGAAGGATGCTGTGTGATTAATATTTCATCTATGAATGCTTTTACACCTTTAACGAAAATTCCTGCATATAGTGCTGCAAAATCAGCAGTTTCTAATTTAACACAATGGATGGCAGTGCATTTTTCAAAAGTAGGTATTAGGGTGAATGCAATTGCTCCTGGATTTTTTCTTACAGCACAAAATCATAAACTTCTAATCAATGAAGACGGAAGTTTTACTGAAAGAGCTGAAAAAATTATTTCAAATACACCTATGGAAAGATTTGGTAAGACCGAAGAGCTTTTAGGTAGCATTCAATTTCTTATCAATGAAAAGGCATCAGGATTTATAACTGGTGTAGTATTGCCTATTGATGGAGGATTTAGTGCGTATTCAGGAGTATAG